CCGCCTACGCCGTGCGGCTGGACGAGCGGACCGGGCGGCTGGCCACGGCGGAACTGGCCGCGTTCCTCACCGAACGCGCGCTGGTGACCGTGCGACCGGACGACAGCTTCGACGTCGACGCCCTGACCCGGCGCTGGGACGGTGCCGCGCACCTGGCCAAGAGCGGGGTCGCGTTCCTGGCGCACGGGCTGCTGGACGCCGTGGTGGACAGCCACTTCGAGGCCGTGCAGGCGTTGGACGAGCAGATCGAGGCGCTCGAGGACGCCGTGTTCGCCGACCACCCCGACCACCGGGCGGTGCAGCGGCGGGCGCTGGACCTGCGCAAGTCCCTGGTGACCCTGCGGCGGGTCGTGCTGCCGATGCGGGAGGTGGTCAACGCGTTGATGCGGCGGGACCGGTCCGTGGTGGACGAGACGATGTTCCCGTACTACCAGGACGTCTACGACCACGTCATGCGCGCCACGGAGTGGACGGAGTCGCTGCGGGAGATGGTGGCGACCATCCGCGAGACGCAGCTGAACATCCAGGGCAAC
This DNA window, taken from Saccharothrix variisporea, encodes the following:
- a CDS encoding magnesium transporter CorA family protein, whose amino-acid sequence is MAGSRLYRHGVLEAEGFPLHDAAGYLRQPDAVVWLDLCGPSQEELTALAEELGLHELAVEDALHPHERPKLHEYDTHCFLSAYAVRLDERTGRLATAELAAFLTERALVTVRPDDSFDVDALTRRWDGAAHLAKSGVAFLAHGLLDAVVDSHFEAVQALDEQIEALEDAVFADHPDHRAVQRRALDLRKSLVTLRRVVLPMREVVNALMRRDRSVVDETMFPYYQDVYDHVMRATEWTESLREMVATIRETQLNIQGNRLNLIMKKVTGWAAIIAVPTAITGFYGQNVPYPGSGEPWGFWVSSAAIVVLSAGLYALFKRRDWL